Proteins encoded in a region of the Zea mays cultivar B73 chromosome 4, Zm-B73-REFERENCE-NAM-5.0, whole genome shotgun sequence genome:
- the LOC100277408 gene encoding uncharacterized protein LOC100277408 has translation MGTPAKHPRAVPRHLQAAISTVSTAQILRSSGYSAAEPAALRALSDIAGRYIASLGHAAAAFAEARGRTEPNVTDAVLALEDHALGGFPGAADPTRPLLCSGALAELAQFVAAVREVPFPKPLPRRDPGCGSVDGWESFAAAGRQPPLNHVPHWLPCFPEGWEERLRVRCQVAADDEKDTGQVVTVMDGNGKRGVPENREKLSFSLGQKRQRVKPSHKHGGAFERFTEQGENSLSIECISSASNLVIGP, from the coding sequence ATGGGAACTCCGGCGAAGCACCCCCGTGCCGTCCCACGCCACTTACAGGCCGCAATCTCCACCGTCTCCACCGCGCAGATACTCCGCTCTTCCGGCTACTCCGCCGCTGAACCTGCCGCGCTCCGCGCCCTCTCCGACATCGCTGGCCGCTACATCGCGTCCCTGGGCCACGCCGCCGCAGCTTTCGCCGAGGCCCGCGGCCGCACggagcccaacgtcaccgacgccGTCCTCGCGCTCGAGGATCACGCGCTCGGCGGCTTCCCCGGCGCGGCCGACCCCACGCGGCCGTTGCTCTgttccggcgcgctcgcggagctCGCCCAGTTCGTCGCTGCGGTGAGGGAGGTCCCGTTCCCGAAGCCCCTGCCGAGGAGGGATCCGGGTTGCGGCTCCGTCGACGGGTGGGAGAGCTTCGCGGCGGCGGGGAGGCAGCCGCCGCTGAACCACGTTCCACATTGGCTTCCCTGCTTCCCGGAGGGGTGGGAGGAACGGTTGCGCGTTCGCTGCCAGGTGGCAGCGGATGACGAGAAGGACACAGGGCAAGTGGTAACGGTGATGGACGGTAATGGCAAGAGAGGCGTGCCGGAGAATAGGGAGAAGCTGTCGTTCAGCTTGGGACAAAAGCGGCAGCGTGTGAAACCATCCCACAAGCACGGTGGTGCCTTTGAGCGGTTCACAGAACAAGGAGAAAATTCTCTATCCATAGAATGTATCTCTTCAGCTTCAAATTTAGTCATTGGTCCATAG
- the LOC103653960 gene encoding uncharacterized protein At1g51745: protein MVGSSVEGGADGDGGCCGVGDTSPGTIVWVRRRNGSWWPGRILGPQELPPSQIMSPRSGTPVKLLGREDASVDWYNLEKSKRVKAFRCGEFDACIEKAEATQGTLVKKREKYARREDAILHALELERKQLASKYQTQGFRPGPPGNISACTKHHKDLGSTRYKSKKGKKRKDASVPPDVKKEVGQCFLPAGSKRNFSGSLTQGNLVSNHMGDFSPLGHSHGGATLENKESTVVKKNRSDGSDFEDSLVSKSDRRRPLSQVLQSSENLLPHLKQNDDFGALLIAESNNPSLAASWSRRNKYTYMASDSGETESHSDLPSIKMSSTRTDFENESYLQHPVYFSEEQTSDFIEKQITESSERECSESETEDDAELLQNASVILRTESHAPCPYSIPVSDKFKHVDYDDNEVIYSTYMPQLNEYEEEDGSSELGVSQWHMKGKRNNRNAVKRLVDMRDGNTWLNKYNGSLKGSLHNTNGGNPRKEGMHTSGEQFFEESFYQIKEEPNYDSDETNLFENMSHSETNLYYGKKYPSSLRTTRDLSRGYSYFNDSSNVSPLNKDTERIYHVDRNAYWDRPSFYQRKLTSSFGGMGPMLFNVNLKVQASYQGEHVPLVSLMSRLNGKAIVGHPIQIEIVEDGSTAVFCGDSGMQETTAAPPAWPTGRRTAMQRVPRSNPSGALLDGDNEGGLVYSDYETKPTLRKYSSSSNHQVKVNNKISSNAKRSSAKPPKKSSKKTNLSSQKLRALSSISTAKNHHGEGGQAKANWHNDIFGGLIGSEGAVPLVTCVPTKVVFTRILEAVGRPPLSAARRVRMASPPVRDPP, encoded by the exons ATGGTGGGGAGCTCGGTGGAGGGAGGAGCGGACGGAGATGGAGGCTGCTGCGGCGTCGGGGACACCTCGCCCGGGACCATCGTGTGGGTGCGGCGGAGGAATGGGTCCTGGTGGCCCGGCAGGATCCTGGGCCCCCAGGAGCTCCCACCATCGCAGATCATGTCGCCGAGGTCCGGTACGCCGGTCAAGCTCCTCGGCCGGGAAGACGCAAGCGT GGATTGGTACAACCTTGAGAAATCAAAACGTGTTAAAGCATTCAGGTGTGGGGAGTTTGATGCCTGTATTGAGAAGGCAGAGGCTACTCAAGGGACTCTTGTGAAGAAAAGAGAGAAATATGCAAGGAGAGAAGATGCTATTCTTCATGCGCTTGAATTGGAGAGGAAGCAGCTTGCATCAAAGTACCAGACTCAAGGTTTCAGACCTGGACCACCTGGTAATATTTCTG CTTGCACAAAACATCACAAAGACCTTGGAAGTACTCGCTACAAGAGTAAGAAGGGCAAGAAGCGCAAAGATGCATCTGTTCCTCCTGATGTAAAAAAAGAAGTGGGACAATGTTTTCTGCCTGCTGGTTCAAAGAGAAACTTTTCAGGATCACTTACTCAAGGAAATCTTGTCAGTAATCACATGGGTGACTTCTCCCCTTTGGGACATTCTCATGGAGGTGCCACTTTAGAAAACAAGGAGAGTACAGTTGTGAAGAAAAATAGATCAGATGGAAGTGATTTTGAAGACTCTCTTGTTTCAAAATCAGACAGACGCAGACCACTTTCTCAAGTATTGCAGAGCAGTGAAAACTTGCTTCCTCACTTAAAGCAAAATGATGATTTTGGGGCTTTGTTAATCGCGGAGAGTAATAATCCTTCACTTGCCGCCTCCTGGTCCAGAAGAAATAAATATACGTACATGGCTAGTGATTCTGGCGAAACTGAGAGTCATAGTGATTTACCTTCTATAAAGATGTCTTCTACTAGAACTGATTTTGAGAATGAAAGCTATCTTCAGCATCCTGTTTATTTTTCTGAGGAGCAGACTTCTGACTTCATTGAGAAGCAAATAACCGAGTCTTCCGAGAGGGAATGTTCAGAAAGCGAGACTGAAGATGATGCTGAACTTCTGCAGA ATGCAAGTGTGATTCTACGTACAGAATCACATGCTCCTTGTCCATATTCTATTCCAGTTTCTGACAAGTTCAAGCATGTGGATTATGATGACAATGAGGTGATCTATTCTACTTATATGCCCCAGTTGAATGAATATGAGGAAGAGGATGGTTCTTCTGAGCTGGGTGTCTCTCAGTGGCACATGAAAGGTAAACGTAACAATCGTAATGCCGTGAAGAGATTAGTGGATATGAGAGATGGAAATACATGGTTAAATAAATACAATGGATCATTAAAAGGATCTTTGCATAACACAAATGGTGGGAATCCCAGAAAAGAAGGTATGCACACATCTGGTGAGCAGTTTTTTGAGGAAAGCTTTTACCAAATAAAAGAGGAGCCCAATTATGATTCTGATGAAACTAATTTATTTGAGAACATGAGCCATTCAGAGACTAACTTGTACTATGGTAAAAAATACCCTTCATCCTTGAGAACCACAAGAGATCTTAGCCGAGGCTACAGTTACTTTAATGACTCTTCAAATGTTTCTCCCCTAAACAAGGACACTGAACGAATATATCATGTTGATCGGAATGCATATTGGGATAGACCTTCATTTTACCAAAGGAAGTTGACTTCAAGTTTTGGTGGCATGGGACCAATGTTGTTCAATGTTAACCTCAAAGTTCAGGCCAGCTACCAAGGAGAGCATGTCCCTCTTGTCTCTTTGATGAGCAGACTTAATGGCAAAGCAATTGTTGGACACCCTATCCAAATTGAAATAGTTGAAGATGGTTCCACAGCAGTATTCTGTGGTGACAGTGGTATGCAAGAGAccacagctgctccacctgcttggCCAACAGGTAGAAGGACTGCCATGCAAAGAGTTCCCCGTTCAAATCCATCAGGAGCACTGTTGGATGGCGATAATGAAGGTGGTCTTGTGTATTCTGATTATGAGACGAAACCAACCTTAAGAAAGTACTCATCTTCTTCGAATCACCAGGTTAAGGTGAATAATAAAATCAGTTCTAATGCTAAGAGGTCATCAGCTAAGCCCCCTAAGAAGTCATCCAAGAAAACAAACCTCTCAAGCCAGAAACTTAGAGCTCTCTCTTCCATCTCCACTGCAAAAAACCATCATGGAGAAGGTGGTCAAGCGAAGGCAAATTGGCACAATGACATATTTGGTGGTTTAATCGGATCAGAAGGAGCAGTTCCTCTAGTGACATGTGTCCCAACGAAGGTTGTGTTCACTAGGATATTGGAAGCAGTTGGAAGGCCACCTCTGTCTGCCGCTCGCCGTGTTAGAATGGCTAGTCCTCCGGTACGAGATCCTCCATAG